The following proteins are encoded in a genomic region of Pikeienuella piscinae:
- a CDS encoding FAD-linked oxidase C-terminal domain-containing protein, which translates to MEMPEPNPHVMANRDEIIARLETALPDGAVISALEAVRVYECDALSAYRCPPLAVALPGSTEEVAAVLKICHEFGAPVVPRGSGTSLAGGALPTADCVILGVAKMNRVLETDYDNRFIRVETGRTNLSVTGAVEADGFFYAPDPSSQLACAIAGNIAMNSGGAHCLKYGVTTNNLMGVKLVTMAGEVLEIGGPWLDAGGLDLLGVVCGSEGQLGVVTEATLRILAKPEGARPILMGFDESEVAGACVSDIIRAGVLPVAIEFMDRPCIRACEAFAHAGYPDVEALLIVEVEGSEDEIDDQLAKIKEIAARHSPREMRESRSAEESALIWKGRKAAFGAMGQIADYMCLDGTIPVSALPKVLGRIGEMSRSYGLDVANVFHAGDGNMHPLILFDANKPGDLELCEEFGAEVLKLCVEVGGCLTGEHGVGVEKRDLMLHQYDPADLEAQMRVKDAFDPHWLLNPAKVFPIRLTAQRREAA; encoded by the coding sequence ATGGAGATGCCGGAGCCGAACCCGCATGTCATGGCCAACCGCGATGAAATCATCGCGCGGTTGGAGACAGCGCTTCCGGACGGCGCGGTGATCTCCGCGCTCGAGGCGGTCCGCGTCTATGAATGCGACGCGCTCTCGGCCTATCGCTGTCCGCCGCTCGCCGTGGCGCTGCCGGGCTCGACGGAAGAAGTCGCGGCGGTTCTGAAAATCTGCCACGAGTTCGGCGCGCCGGTGGTCCCGCGCGGTTCCGGCACTTCGCTCGCGGGCGGGGCGCTACCGACGGCGGACTGCGTGATCCTCGGCGTCGCGAAGATGAACCGGGTGCTGGAGACGGATTACGACAACCGCTTCATTCGCGTCGAGACCGGGCGCACCAATCTTTCCGTGACCGGTGCGGTGGAGGCGGACGGTTTCTTTTACGCGCCCGACCCCTCGAGCCAGCTCGCCTGCGCCATAGCTGGCAATATCGCGATGAATTCGGGCGGGGCGCATTGCCTGAAATACGGCGTGACCACCAACAACCTGATGGGTGTGAAGCTGGTGACGATGGCGGGCGAGGTGCTGGAGATCGGCGGGCCGTGGCTCGACGCCGGCGGACTCGATCTTCTCGGGGTCGTATGCGGTTCGGAAGGTCAGCTCGGCGTGGTGACGGAGGCGACGCTGCGCATCCTTGCCAAGCCCGAAGGCGCGCGGCCGATCCTGATGGGCTTCGACGAGAGCGAGGTCGCCGGGGCCTGCGTGAGCGACATCATCCGCGCCGGGGTGCTGCCGGTCGCCATCGAGTTCATGGACCGGCCCTGCATCCGCGCCTGCGAAGCCTTCGCCCATGCCGGATATCCGGATGTCGAGGCTTTGCTGATTGTCGAGGTTGAAGGTTCCGAGGATGAGATCGACGACCAGCTTGCGAAGATAAAGGAGATCGCCGCGCGCCATTCGCCGCGCGAGATGCGCGAAAGCCGGAGCGCGGAGGAGAGCGCGCTGATCTGGAAGGGCCGGAAGGCGGCTTTCGGGGCGATGGGGCAGATCGCGGACTACATGTGCCTCGACGGGACGATCCCGGTATCGGCGCTGCCGAAGGTTCTGGGGCGGATTGGAGAAATGAGCCGCTCGTATGGGCTGGACGTCGCCAACGTCTTTCATGCCGGTGACGGCAACATGCACCCGCTCATTCTCTTCGACGCCAACAAGCCCGGCGACCTGGAACTTTGCGAGGAGTTCGGCGCCGAAGTCTTGAAGCTCTGCGTCGAGGTCGGCGGCTGCCTAACCGGAGAACATGGCGTCGGCGTCGAGAAGCGCGATCTGATGCTGCATCAGTACGATCCGGCCGATCTCGAAGCGCAGATGCGGGTGAAGGACGCGTTCGATCCGCACTGGTTGTTGAACCCTGCCAAGGTGTTCCCGATCCGGTTGACGGCGCAGCGCCGCGAGGCGGCCTGA
- a CDS encoding DUF599 domain-containing protein has product MTGAHPDWLGPFTLWDGGALLWFMLAFWATGWMVTHHPRAWSSTGELISAYRQLWMRRAARREVRVTDITLLATLRHGASFLASMTVFAIGGAVALLGQIDLLESVAMSVAGGLDAPRAAQQGKTLFLIAVLAYAFLKFVWSLRVFGYCAVVMGAMPGDREGDKEGEIEREAARAAALNRIAARNFNEGLRALYFALALLAWFLGPIALIVATTMTTAMLVRREFGSETRAALRFSSFRGCAAPERLDTKREHQ; this is encoded by the coding sequence ATGACCGGCGCACACCCTGACTGGCTCGGGCCATTCACCCTCTGGGACGGGGGCGCGCTGCTCTGGTTCATGTTGGCGTTCTGGGCGACCGGCTGGATGGTGACGCACCACCCGCGCGCCTGGAGCTCCACCGGCGAACTGATCTCAGCCTATCGCCAACTCTGGATGCGGCGTGCGGCGCGCAGGGAAGTCCGGGTGACCGACATCACGCTCTTGGCCACTCTGCGCCACGGCGCCAGCTTTCTCGCCTCGATGACAGTGTTCGCGATCGGCGGCGCGGTGGCGCTTCTCGGCCAGATCGACCTGTTGGAATCAGTGGCGATGAGCGTCGCCGGCGGGCTCGACGCGCCACGCGCCGCGCAGCAGGGCAAGACGCTCTTCCTGATCGCCGTTCTCGCCTACGCATTCCTCAAATTCGTCTGGTCGCTCCGGGTCTTCGGTTATTGCGCTGTGGTGATGGGCGCGATGCCCGGCGACCGGGAGGGCGACAAGGAGGGTGAGATAGAGCGCGAGGCGGCGCGCGCGGCCGCGCTGAACAGGATCGCCGCGCGGAATTTCAACGAAGGGCTGCGCGCGCTTTATTTCGCGCTCGCCCTGCTCGCATGGTTTCTCGGCCCCATCGCGCTGATCGTGGCGACAACTATGACGACCGCGATGCTTGTCCGACGGGAATTCGGATCGGAGACCCGCGCAGCGCTCCGTTTCAGCAGTTTCCGAGGATGCGCGGCGCCGGAACGGCTTGACACAAAAAGGGAACATCAATAG
- the lexA gene encoding transcriptional repressor LexA, which produces MLTRKQLDLLKFIHGRISVDGVSPSFDEMKSALNLRSKSGIHRLITALEERGFIRRLAHRARAIEVIKLPEGMEQAGAAAPNVIRHDFRPRPEPAAVIDNAAGSVPLIGRIAAGTPIEALQHTVDHVTVPRAMLSPRAEHYALEVKGDSMLDAGIHEGDIVVVRRQDEAKDGDIVVALVEDQEATLKTLRRKGPVVELIAANPAYKTQSYDARSVKIQGRMVGLIRTY; this is translated from the coding sequence ATGCTGACGCGGAAGCAGCTCGATCTTCTGAAATTCATTCACGGACGGATTAGCGTGGACGGAGTCTCTCCCTCTTTCGACGAGATGAAATCAGCGCTCAATCTTCGCTCGAAATCCGGCATTCACCGGCTTATCACGGCGCTGGAGGAGCGCGGCTTCATCCGCCGCCTTGCGCATCGCGCGCGCGCGATCGAGGTCATCAAGCTGCCGGAGGGGATGGAGCAAGCGGGCGCCGCGGCGCCCAACGTCATCCGCCATGACTTCCGTCCCCGTCCCGAACCCGCCGCCGTGATCGACAACGCCGCCGGCTCGGTGCCGCTGATCGGCCGGATCGCCGCCGGCACGCCGATCGAAGCGCTTCAGCACACCGTCGATCATGTCACCGTTCCGCGCGCGATGCTTTCGCCCCGGGCCGAACATTACGCGCTGGAGGTGAAGGGCGATTCGATGCTGGACGCCGGCATCCATGAAGGCGATATCGTCGTCGTCCGGCGGCAGGACGAGGCGAAGGACGGCGATATCGTCGTCGCTCTCGTGGAGGATCAGGAGGCGACGCTGAAAACCCTCCGGCGCAAGGGCCCCGTGGTCGAACTGATCGCCGCCAACCCGGCCTACAAGACGCAGAGCTACGACGCGCGGTCAGTGAAGATTCAGGGGCGGATGGTCGGATTGATCCGGACCTATTGA